Genomic DNA from Cloeon dipterum chromosome 3, ieCloDipt1.1, whole genome shotgun sequence:
aaattaatttccctgtTCTTGAATAAGTCTTTGGATTTCTTGTCCTATCCTATTCTTGTATCAAAATCTGCGGAATTTTCAGgttataaaattgttaacCTCTTTAGTACGTTTTTGGAgggaaatttgttattttttaagtattgtTTATCTGTAGGTTGAAAAAGAAATGATTATTAGAATTCCTCTTGTGAAtatttggaattcaattttgaacatgaaatattcacttGAGATTGGGGAGCGATTTTAGAAATTACAACTGAAAAATCGCACCTTTGACTCCCATAAACACTATTAAATGTCAACcctaaaaaatttgctatcAGTTaactaattgatttaaaaaaaaccgtaCAATCGTTCCTTACCCCttactctttaaaaaaactgacgtATTTTCAAGAAACTAACAATAATAGAACTTCTGTCCTACCCAGACCCTGAAACAATTTGTCCTGCTGAAGTTTCTGGAGCAATCCCGAACAAATTTCCCTGGTCAGGAAATTAGTTCTTTTGGcacaaatgcaaaaattactattcatttttggtatttaattCCACGCAAGTAACTGGCAAAAGCTTgacaaactcaattttttaggtTATCCCATTAATATCTTGTACCTTGAACCTCCAaggttaataaatttattctggcATTTATTTCTAGTTATTGAGCCTCAGTGACGACAAAACACACAGAATCTGGCGGCCTACTCCTGTCCTAGACAAGACTGACGAAGAAAACCCAATTGAAGGAAAGACTGAAATTATTCATCACGGATTTTTCGCCTCTCAGAGCATGCGAATAGCGAGTGAACCTCCTCAAGTGAAGTGCCGCCTGCTGAGGCCATTCCCCTCCTTCGTACACGAACCCGAGTCTGTGATTCACCAATGCTCGCCAAGAGTTCGAAAATGCAGCACCAACTGGCTCACCGCACTTAGCCCGCAGAACTCGTCGCCTGGCTCAAGTCCGGCCAGCGCCAGCAGATCGCGTGCAAAGGTGAAAAGATCACTGAGCACTGACAGAAAGTCAGCAAAGAGACTGAAAATGTCAAGTCCTATAAAAGGCTATATCACAATTCAACCTAAAGCTCACTAAAGCTTTAACgtaatatttgtaaattgaCTTCTGATTTTATCTTAGTGAAGCATGCgttaaggaaataaaaataatttcatgtaATGACCATTGCTTTTTTAACTGACATACAATGGAGAGCCTTTGATAAACGCATCCAATTTGGCAGAGAAAAGATCGTTTTTGATCGGCTGACTAAGGTCTACCATTGGGTTCTTCACAGCGTACTCgacaaaaatctgaaatcaatCGTTTATTGTTTTCAACATTTCTTTTGATATATGTAATCGTTATAGAAAACTTCATAATAATACCTGTGAATTGAGGTTTTTCAAGAATTCAGTCATTTTGCCAGCTGTTGAGTCAGTATTGAGAACGAATTTGGTTCCCGTTGGAGTCTCATAAAAGTGCAGGGCATACTTGTTGGTTCTGTAGCACAGAAATCCATCTTTTGGGTCAGTCAAGGACATTTTGGCCACAAACGATTTGATTGAGAATAGCATTCCATACATAAGCTTCGCctcctgaaaaaataatcatttaataatAGCTCTTAAATTGTAGCTGGTAATTTTGTCAAAACATACATGTTCTCTTGTTATGCCTGACTGCTTGGTGCGATTCCACTCCGCATAATGCAGTAGGGTCCCAGCGTTGTTAAAAATGTACAAGTTGTATATTTTCACCATTTTCTAGCGAATAAACAAGGGCGAATTAGGGTATCAGCTAAGATCATTAGAAAATACGGAATGccatgataattttaattatttccacgCGATTAGTTTTCTCTGAGCGTCGTCAATCGGACAGAATTCTTTCTGaactttaaaatcgaaaagaaGATAAACAACTCACTCAACCATTTGCCTGCCCGTCAGCTGTTGTATTATGACGTTTTGTTTAGTTGGTACGTTTCAACAACAAGGATACGCTCAGCCGCCATTTTATTGATGTATTATGTATCGAACATCGAACCACAATAGAAGTTTTCAGCACAAATTGCGGAAAGGACTTatctccaaattttaaatctctcaTTGTAAATAAACTTGACCATGCTGTTTAGAACGTGGAAATCGCATCTCACGGtttttgaagttttatgaGAGTGTTCGGTCGTAAATATTGTATGTACTATAATATAAAGATAAAGatgaatattatttctgaAGATGAATCGACAGCAATGTAAGTATCTTATGTATCATACATATATGGAAAAGCTAGTTCTCGCCGACTTTACCGTTTACACGCATCAAATCTGTCGTCCCACTCGTCCCTATACTAATAACATTGAaaggcgaaaactgtaactcggcgggAACTATAACTTTTCCATATATATGtactcaaaacaaatttttacgtCCATACACCGgtatatttatgtatgtacACAATGGAAATTAAAGTTTTCGTTATTACTACCATCTTCCccataaattaattctgtttcTCGGATTTGCAGCCTGCCGTGCACTAAGGCACGCAGCTCTCCTTCTCCTGGCTCTTCGCCACCTCCTAATAAGCGATGCTTAAAAGAGGATGATGTCTTCATGGAAAGAGCCTTCAAACAAGCCCGACTCGCCTTGTCAGAAGGCGAGGTTCCCGTAGGTTGTGTGTTCGTCCAAGACGATCAGCACGTGATTTGCGAAGGCAGAAATGCAACCAACAACAAATTGACTGGAGAAGCACACGCCGAAATCAAGTGCATAGACCAAATTCTGGCACTAAATTCTAAAACCGACTGGAGCCGAGTGAGCCTCTATGTGACTGTTGAACCCTGCATCATGTGTGCAGCAGCCCTGAAAATGCTAGGTGttggaaaaattgtgtttggGTGCCATAACCCAAGGTTTGGAGGGATGGGCACAGTGCTTGACGCTATGAGTGTGGCTTGCTCTTGTCGAAGTCCCTACATAAGGTCTGACGTTCGCTCAGAAGAAGCTGTTGAACtcttaaaagaattttatgcTGGAACAAATCCATCTGCTCCGGAAGATAAAgttaagaagaaaaagagagTAGAGCACAGATGATTGAAAGAAACTATAATTCTTCCTGAACTACACtcttaattttacttattacatttaaacaaatttcagaaataaaagttACACTAATCCACAATTTTCATTGGGTTAAATTAAGATGAAAGATCTTCACGTTATTTACATGGAATGGAATCATTAAGAGCTACAAAGCAAACAACGCAactcatttaaaacaattgaaagaataatataattagTGAACAAAATCAAGAGAGGAATTGCAAGATATTATTCATTTAGCGCCCCCAGCAATGAAGCATTCAGGGTCATGTGGTGCAAATTGGGCGGCGTGTTCCAAACTGCGCTCGAGCGACGGGTCAATGGCCTTGCTCCAACCCCAAAAAGATCTTGAATAGTAGGTTTGAAAACGCGAGTGCCAAACAGGTTGTTCCGTAGAGGAACTTTGACATAGTCTGCGCAGTCTAGATGAATGTTGTTCTTCATGCCTGAAGGAGGtgtagatttaaaaatcatgtcaCAAGAAATGCTATtaagaatatatatttttttaatatttttatactgATCTTTATCATTTCCATTAAGATAATTATGCTAAAAACattgataatattatttaaaagctattgtgtttgataaaaaaacttgatGCATATTCCGATCAATGGGGTGAAAATTTAAGTCTGTTAAGGCAACAAAAacctttcaatttaaagactTGAGATGGctgcaattttcattcaaatttcatggcttgaataataaatacattatttttaatttagaattgcGTGAAGTgtagaattatattttaataaaatacaaattcgtcacttgaaaatgtaattaaaatgtcaagctgaaatttttgtgcaggataatttttataatcataTGATTCGTAATAGTGGGCCaattaaacacaaatattttttgtccactgttttcaattttgattgagtaaaaatatatcttgtGGAATTATCCAAACTTACGCTCTGCCCAATGTGGCACCTGCTTCTTTGGCTTCTCATCATCGTCACTGGAGTCGCCTTCGTCCACTTCGTCAATGCCATAGTTATTTTCGCTCTTACGCTGCTGAGGTGGCATTTCATCCCTGCTTGGGGTTACGTCATAGGACTCAATCTGAGCGATTCTCGCctgaaatcagattttttttgaaaattgtcttCAATAAATTAGCTTTGGTAAACTCACCACAGCTTTAGGTTTGGGTGTCTCTGGAACGACCTCCTTGCTCTTTGTGAAAGTGCTATTCATATTGGAGGATGCGGCCTGTGAAAACCCAAAAGTGAAgactaaattcaaattaatgcaaCAAAATTACTCACAGCAGGCTCCTTGCTAATGGTGGCAGTCACATTCATTTGTGCTTTcctgaaaagataaaatttgataaaaattgaaatttattcagcaaCGACACATACTTTGCTTCCACAGCTTTCTTAACAGCTGCAGCCTTCCTTTCATCTTCTtcctttttcctcctttcttCCTGAAGCTTCTTCCTCTTATCGTCCTCTTCCTTCTTCCTGTCCTCGTCTTCCTTTCGTTTCTCGTCAATTCGCTTTCTCTTTTCATCATCCTCTTTCTTCACCTCTTCCAGCTTCTTCTTTTCAGCGCGTTTGGCCTTTAACTCTTGGAACTTGCTGGCTTTGTGCTCTTTCAACTCCTTCTCTTTGACCTCTTTCAGCCTGCGCTGTTCCTCTTTCTCCTCCATTTTCTTCTGGCGTTGCTCCTGCATCATTCGCACTTTATTTTGCCTTTCCTCGTTGATCCTGCAAATCAAATGCAatgaaatcataattttcagtttagcGCTTAAGTTTACTTCTTCTTTTCCTCCATCCTCTGCTTCAGCAGCTCTTCCTTTTTCTTCTGAGCCTCCAGCATTTTCTCCTCCCTCTGCTGACGCTCCAACTCCTTTTTCTTCTCCAGCTCCTGAGCAATCTGCTGTGCCTGTTCACGCTGTGCGTCCAAAGTGAAGACTTTGCCAGAAACAATTCTGCTCCTTCCAATAGTGTTGGTTGATAGCTGCTTTGACTAAAAAGCAGCGGAAGAAGTTTCATAAGAACCTTTGGATGTGCACTACTGTAATAATTGATTGTGCATCATGCACTGAAgcgaaaagttttaaaaacaaattttgagattCAAGATTAGTTTATacatccaaatatttttaactttacagATACAGAAACAATTGCAAGAAAATCTGCTTACTCTTGGAAGAGTGCTGGTGTTAGACAGCAAAGGCCTCACGACAGTGGAAGGAACAGATTTCTTTCTCAGTTTATGGGAAGGAGAGCTGCTCGCCTCTGTGTCACTGCTGAAAATATCTGACGCCGATTCCTGTTCTGAAACCCTTTCCTTTGGAGCTTTGAGCCACTTGGCTGGCGAGTGCGGCGTGGCCACAGTTGGCTCCTTCAGTAAAGTACGAGGATAGCCCTTCTGCAGAGACTGCTCCACAGCCATCACCCGCTCCTTCACCTTGCCAGCGATGTGCGGAGTtctagagaaaaatttataatagaTTGCAGTTTCagataattttcagaaatttgaatttactaaTAACATTTGACATAATCTAGCCAGATATTTTGTGAGAACTGATTGACTGATATTTTCCTTCTTACACCTTAAGATTCTTTGTAATTGATAATATAGATATTCTTGCAGATATTAAAGTAATTGAATGATTACAAAGCTTTCAGGTCTGCAGCTTTGCTAGGCAGCTGAGCTGCCGCCTCCTGACGCTTGTTTCTGCTTGACTTCCTCTTCTGAGCAGGCTTCTGCGGTGAACTCTCTTGCTCGTCCGACTCTCCTTCAAGAGGGCTCTCAGTCCCAGCATTCTGTTTGGAAGTATGTCTCGCTATGAATGAATCAGATATTCTCTCCATCTTTGAGGAGAGCAATTGAAGGAGGTGGATGGGGCTTTTATCAAACACATACCTTAATTGTAACTTCGCGGCTCATGATGATTTTCTTTGACTTTACTGGCTGATCCTCAGGTGTTTTCTCTCTTAGATCTTCTTCTTGAGACGAAAGCATGTCTGTCGCAGTCTCATCAGAGGTGGGATTAGTAACATCTTGCTCTTCAGGCTCACTTTCTGAAAATTGCCTGGCCAGCTTCCTTTTTTTAACAGGTTTCTGAGAAGAAATTGGGTTCTGATCACGTCCACAAATAAATAGCAAGAGTGTTACCTTGGCTTTCTTTCCTTCAGCAGCTTTGGCTCTTCCCCTAGTGGCCATTTTTGGGGGCTCAGCTTCATTCTCACTCTCAGgctcatttttcttcttggtCTTAGCAGTTCTGGCTCTGGTTGAGGGTGCACTGGACGCTACTGACGCTGCATCATCAAAGTCATCACTGTCAGAAGTGGTGCTCATGACACGCACTTTCTTGACTGCCTTGGGAGCCACCATCTTAGCTGGCTCGAGTTTCTCAGTGGGTCTTCTCAGCTTCACTGGGACATGCAGCTGATCATGGAATTTGGAGGCAGCAGCCTGGGCGGCACCCCTTACTTTCCGGTGCACAGCAATTGAGTTTTCCTTTTCTTCAACTATTTgatgtaaaattgatttaaacttaaaatattagtgcgaaaaatgaagaaaatgatCAAACCTTCTGCCTTGTCAGGTATCTTTCTCTTCCTGTTGTTCCTCTTCAGTGTGGGAGTCCTTGGAGGCATTGGACACTTTCTCCTTTCAGCACGCAGCTTATTTTTGACTTCATTAGCCCATTGAATTGCTTCCTGTAATGCGTTTTGTTCAACATTAATGAAAGAccatggaaaaataaaaagggtgGCACTATCCGCACCTAAATTAGGTGCAAATAGGGGCTAGAGGTCACGGCAAACACGCcttattttgacaattttaataacaaaccctaaataaatgttgaaaaatgtaatCTTTAGACAATTATCAAATTAGGTGCTAATATAGGGACTGCAGGGTTATTTTTATCCTACTCTCACCAAATTTAGGTATACCTAGTATAGGTACGAATTGCTAtgtatattcaaataaaaaagcttacTTCTTCAATGGATTTCACGCTATGTAAATAGTTTTTGTAAACTTTATTTGCTTCGGTCCGAAGAGCATTGAGGTTCAGCTGTCCGCAAGCCTTGACAAGTTCTTCGTGGTTTTTAACCATCTGTAACAATCAATACTAGTATGTGAAAGCGGCAGATATTATGATAAAACAGGAGATTAACGAACATCCCATATTCACGCAGTCAACTCGTGTGCTTTTTTGGATTTCTTATCTCCAGGACAGTCACGAAGCGTGCTTAgaaaaattcatagatttttctattttttatgccATTATTACTTTTActatgaaattcattttttccaaatttgacaattaataatattttgacaaaaaattaacgcGGGAAAAACAGCTGCACACCTGCCTTGCTCTAAGTAGGCACGACATTTATTCCCACACACGAGAAAGGTTCTTTCAAGAGATTTGTGATAATACCTTCAGATTTTTAGGCGTTCGATCACTACAAATTATAACCAGGCAGactatttttccagcaaaaactCAATAAATAAGCAAGCACTGCCCGAATGCCCGCGTTCTAGGGTGCCTGTTGCTGTTGATAGTGTTGAATGTTGATCTGTTGATGTTGATGCTGGCGGCAGTTGCGGCTAGCGCGCCGCAAGGAGGCGATCCATCCGCTCCAACGGAATTTTGTGAATGAGAGGGGACTACATAGAGGAGTATAGCAGTTAGTTGTTGCTTCAAGGTAttatacttaaaattaaataattaaggtGCAAAAAGTTTAcatctcatttaatttaatagaatttttaatatgatgactttagaaagaaattttaaattttttctcatgctcaagtttctcttttttcaaaactctTTTCATTGGACTAGTTCACAGTTTTCTCCCCACTATTCTTCAGATAAAGAAACCGCGCCAACTCCCTATGGGGAATGTTGAGaatgtatattaaaaaaatacctaaaataCTAACTACGCCAAAACATTATACATATGACATGACACgtcgttttcaattttcttttaatttacaagTTCCTAACTGGTATAAATACAGAAAatttacgtttaaaatattaagcctCTTTTGTGTTTCAGTCCCATCTCCATCACGGACATGGATGATAATAATTCGGATAAATTCgcacgtttaaattttttttgaaactgACTGGGAAATGTGTTGCTCAATAAAATTCAGCGGTGAgcacaaaacatatttaaaatagcaagtaatactttatttaaaatagaaaataaaagtaataacactgtagtggttgcggagccgagctcccactcctttttcatttttagtctagggtattgttattcatgagATTGTTAGtaattcgttaatgcaacagagagagattttgaatttaaattagatttcgcCGGACACTgaagccaacaagtcgcatcttaattgttccgagcgtttaattgtgaaggacccggctcaTTCGGGTCCTTGTAAACTGTTAGACtaagtcgccaagtgactgacTGTTTCATAAAGAGAAGATTTTTTGAAGATCCCGCAAGGTTTCATTTTCACCTCCTAACCCCAAAACACAAAGGAATTTCATGAAATCTGTAAGGAATTTACGccaaaagtattatttttaacaaaatagcATAACACTTAGCTGAGAATGATTATTTCAGGTTGCAAcctatataatatgtattctCTGGTAGGAGGAGAGAGCGTCACCCTGTGGCGGCCACCACAACATTGTcagcatatttttcaatcgcAATGCGAAATATCTGGGCAATGTGAAGTGCAGGCTGTACTTGCACACGCTTACGTCCGTCTTCAGCAGGGAGATTTGGAATGTTGAATTATGGATGGCATGCGAaagacataaatttaattaagtgttCACGTCTCGCTACTTTGCTGGAGACACTTAATATATTCCAGAATGGATTGTAACTTTCACTTCACATGAGATTAGAATGTCCATTATATTCTCATGTTTTTATAACGTTCTTCTCTAACTCACTCTAACTGAAATTAAGTGCAGTCATTGTCCTATTCTGGACCAAAATTCctcaaaatgattgatttgtttCTCATATATGCTCTTGGTACTCACGATATCTTTGATCGCATTATACGGAATATTGATCTGAGAAGCTATTACGAGACGAAGGTTTTTGCTCTAGCACACATGGCTAAAGTGGGGGCTTCATATTAGTTGGAAATATTACTGGAAGAGAACTACGCATTTTCTCTTAATTCGTCTCTGAGGTATTATATaggatcaaaattaaaatgtcaaacaTTGCATGAATAAtgtaattgtatttaaaattaatgttagaAATTATGAACTTTTGGAAAAACGTCTTTTATGATTATGAATTATGAtgctttaatttgattatgtaACACGTTTGACGCTGGTGaagcgcaggttgcataactggAGAAAATGCAGGCGCCTCGCGAGAGATcttctgcaaacaaaaaacaaatacaaatcGCAcgtttaagattttaaaatttccatatataaaaaatatcttgttgCGAAagttgttatatttttaactcttggAATTCGTGATATCCCCAAGTTCAATGAGAAACAAGTGtataaagaaaacaaaatggattttaaaatcgataaacaTCTAATGTGCTGATCCAGTTAGAACAAGGACTTGCGGGTCTTCAACACGTGACAAGCTTGTTTCCAATTTTACGCTCGGGATCATATAGTCAGTGTGTCCCTGCTTTGTCGATCGTCGTCACGATGACACGCGACACGGCCAGTAAGTTTCTCCATATTGTCCGCTGTTCTAACCCGAAGTGACGCACCTCTCAAATTCAGACGCAGCTCCAGTGGCCGCGCCAAGGACGAAAAAGATCAGAAACTCTGCTCCCACGCCGCCTGCAGAACCAGTGCTACACAGTCCTTCTGAACTATTTACCGCGGAAATTCCTCCACCACCTTATTTGCGTAGGgaaaaaaagggtaaaaaggCTCCGAAACCACCTGTACCGGAGAAGCCAGTAGGTCTAGCCGCGAAGATCAGTTTTGAGGAGACAGAGACTAAACCAGAAGGACTGGAGAAGAGTTTAAATCCTGAAATTCCGCAGGTGATTTTGATGCGTTTGCTGCATGAagttagattaattttttatttactgcagGAAAATGCTGatggagaaaataattttgcggtCAAAAGTGCGCCTGTATTTGCAGAGGTTCCTGACAAACTCGCATCGGTTGCTGTTGATGAATTGCACGCAGATGATGAGACAAATGGTGTTTTGGAACCGACGGCCGACAAGGGATGGGAGCAGCATCAGGACGTCTGCAGAAATCTGGAAAGTAGCAGTCTTGAAGAGTCGATTGAAGTTGAGGTCGTGAAttctgaaaaagaaaatttagaacAAGAAAAGTGCCAGCCTCCAAAAATTATCGACGAAATCTTCAAATCGAGCCTATCTGAAAGTACTGAAGAGCCAgtaggagaaaaaataattgaaattactcCTGAAGAACTTCCTGGACCATCAGGAAACATGGATTTGGATCTGCCACAGTACGCGTTCCTCTCAAATCCTGCACCACCAATACCGGCTCCTTTAGAACCGGTTCCACACATAAACCCAATGGAGCCAAAgagtattttcaaattttacacgCCATCTAAATTCAATCCACAGAGTTTTAATTCTTCAGGTGCTTTTAAAGTGAAACCAATTGATTTTGGGCCACCAAAGGTACGAGAAAGCACATCTCCAACTTTAGAAGAAATgcctaaaaatttggaaaatactCCAAGTGACCCTTCCGACTGGAAAGGCAAACCAGAATCAAACCTGAATAATGAAAACCAGCTTCTGTCAGCAGAAGCTAATGAGTCGTCTGAATGCAAAAATCTTTTGCGCTTCGACAGTGTCGACGAGGAAAATGTGGGCTTTGATGACGCGGTCTGCGAGAAGTCCACGGAAAAAGATTTGCTGGCCGAACTTCCGCCAGAGGTGAACGTCCTGCAGATGCCATTACAAATTTCCGTGGAGATTAACCCGAACGAGGACGTTTTCGAGGGGCACGGAAATGGAACATCCGCTTTTTCCGTGGCTGCGATTTCACCGCGCGAAAGTTTGCAAGGAGTCGAGAGCATCCACCAAAACTTTAACAATTTCACCAAGCACATGCTGGCCAACGACTACGTGCTGATTGAGAAGACCGGGAAAAATGAGCAGAGCAAGGCCGGCGACTCTTCTCCCTGGGCCATCGGAGAAAGTGCCATATGCGATACGATTCCAGAGGAAAGCCCCTCTTTTGACGTGGACTGGGGTACGTTTGGCGAAAACGAGTGCGAGTTGAACCAGGAAGAGCAACCCGCAGAAggttactttttaaattttaattttttaatattaaattatattatctaTTATAATTATCAAATATTGAGGTGAATTTGATGGAAATAGCGTTTTTTGTGCTAAAATCGTTCTTTATAActcatttgtaaaatttaaaaaacaactattgaaaaatgattgtGTTACTCTCATGAAACTTTCTATTGCTTCCCAGTTTCAAACGAGACGCCTTGGTCTTTGTTGGATCACATGACCGCTGACGACGGAGAAATTGCGCCATCAGAGAATGATGAGGACGAAATTGTTGAGGCTCTTGAAGCTAGCGCAATCAGCAAAGAAGAGGAggatgagaaaaattgcgaCGACGTGATGGAGTCGGAGCtcgatcaaaatattatttgtgatCAAGACGAGGAGGAAAATGAGCGTCTGTGTATTTCTGATGACGAGGCAGCCACAGCAGAtcttgcagcagcagcagcaggaacgCAAGAAGTGCCAGCGGTAGAGTCGAATGAGCGCGATGTCAACCTCGAAAAATCGTGGGGAGTCCTCGGTCTGCGACTTGAGGTGATTGGCTACATTTAAATCGTCACCGCgctgtataaaataaatattttacttttccgatttgttttaaatgaatcaTTCCATTCGCATCAAATTCCAACTGTcagttttgtattttatagtttttctGCGGATCGGttacttaataaatttaacacgcaaaaacaattttttatttagtttagtTTTTATCAAGTTTTGTAGATTGTAGTTGAAGAACATTTTTATCTCCTTGTCTGCTGAAAAATCTTGAATGAGTCAAGCCAGAAAATGAAGAGAATTCAGTCACAAGATTACGTGGAAGACGAAGACAAAGTTGCAAGCGCCTCCTGATGCGTTGTAAATGTTTTGGAAAATCTCAGAGTAAGTAATGAGATCCTCTAAATTTAGGTTAATTAT
This window encodes:
- the LOC135941516 gene encoding uncharacterized protein LOC135941516 isoform X2; the encoded protein is MTRDTANAAPVAAPRTKKIRNSAPTPPAEPVLHSPSELFTAEIPPPPYLRREKKGKKAPKPPVPEKPVGLAAKISFEETETKPEGLEKSLNPEIPQENADGENNFAVKSAPVFAEVPDKLASVAVDELHADDETNGVLEPTADKGWEQHQDVCRNLESSSLEESIEVEVVNSEKENLEQEKCQPPKIIDEIFKSSLSESTEEPVGEKIIEITPEELPGPSGNMDLDLPQYAFLSNPAPPIPAPLEPVPHINPMEPKSIFKFYTPSKFNPQSFNSSGAFKVKPIDFGPPKVRESTSPTLEEMPKNLENTPSDPSDWKGKPESNLNNENQLLSAEANESSECKNLLRFDSVDEENVGFDDAVCEKSTEKDLLAELPPEVNVLQMPLQISVEINPNEDVFEGHGNGTSAFSVAAISPRESLQGVESIHQNFNNFTKHMLANDYVLIEKTGKNEQSKAGDSSPWAIGESAICDTIPEESPSFDVDWGTFGENECELNQEEQPAEVSNETPWSLLDHMTADDGEIAPSENDEDEIVEALEASAISKEEEDEKNCDDVMESELDQNIICDQDEEENERLCISDDEAATADLAAAAAGTQEVPAVESNERDVNLEKSWGVLGLRLEMACLGDDENFSVIVAEVMSGGAAEYEGTIQPGDQILAVNGSPAGTLEETVRLFRVGPDVVNLRILRNAAPAVEMGSNVSCEKGLNRRSISSGNLDAPLPRASKVAHLANHNGSQTLNKHCGSLPNYLDRENDQENNNRVNNQLNMELKFHSVLPRDNGAPDRLPPLLLPPPPLFHDPVNDQGYGSERSPEEEKPPLLLPKYPFINKENVFEVCLSRGSRGLGLSVTGGVDCANEPWPGLIRIKRLFPRQPAWQDGNLAPGDVLLEVNGVHLTGMTNYEALEVLRTTSPEVKLKVCRPPAGAGLLPVDPEDSVMKPVEDVLKPSIPLRHEDQASDDSNDEREEKDAKDTSPESGEFSIEIRKVDKSLGFTLWKEDTSRLGHYVRALVKEPAVSDGRIRPGDKIMAVNDVEFSELSHEEAVAFLRKCGDVVTIKLYRDAAQTPLSFLSPTDGFRTFPRTRPLLRKEAMDMLHDLAGKKQGSPQDSNRHRRASDGHNHKSPHSASPRKKLVKTPPSHLKAEKGICVRVAD